From a single Nicotiana tabacum cultivar K326 chromosome 8, ASM71507v2, whole genome shotgun sequence genomic region:
- the LOC107805508 gene encoding uncharacterized protein LOC107805508 isoform X3, translating into MRLLLQAGQSLDKGGTRGGVQHKSGGRGKFSNIAGVARCELCKIDFGKMSSLKQHESGKRHRKNLKKLEAENRTVSDIQNVQKPSGDLKPGTNMKPGGQHKSGGRGKFSNIAGVARCELCKIDYGNMTSLKQHESGKRHRKNLKKLEAENRTVSDIQNVQKPSGDLKPETNMKPDDLPKEEETKQNPPPLDTILSEIRLGTELKINDAQCDVVPTRGLKRKMLGGEGQAKKISKAKRRLFVIPLMCDLCNVKFDTRENLRSHLSGRKHKSKLKCFEGRLGLQALYPPNHITQTAYHWQGVQQIFKATQVSDPIAGASVLPQTHNATPSATGVTSDSQQNPNP; encoded by the coding sequence ATGAGGCTACTTCTGCAGGCTGGTCAATCATTGGATAAGGGTGGTACAAGGGGTGGTGTTCAGCACAAAAGTGGTGGTAGGGGTAAATTTAGCAATATTGCTGGAGTTGCTAGGTGTGAATTGTGCAAGATTGATTTTGGTAAGATGAGCAGCCTTAAGCAGCACGAGAGTGGTAAGCGGCACAGAAAGAACTTGAAAAAATTGGAAGCAGAAAACAGAACTGTTAGTGATATCCAGAATGTACAGAAACCTTCTGGTGATTTAAAACCAGGAACAAACATGAAGCCTGGTGGTCAGCACAAAAGTGGTGGTAGGGGCAAATTTAGCAATATTGCTGGAGTTGCTAGGTGTGAATTGTGCAAGATTGATTATGGTAACATGACCAGCCTTAAGCAGCACGAGAGTGGTAAGCGGCACAGAAAGAACTTGAAAAAATTGGAAGCAGAAAACAGAACTGTTAGTGATATCCAGAATGTACAGAAACCTTCTGGTGATTTAAAACCAGAAACGAACATGAAGCCTGATGATTTGCCTAAGGAAGAAGAGACTAAGCAGAATCCGCCTCCTTTAGACACCATACTGTCCGAAATTAGATTAGGAactgaacttaaaatcaatgatgcACAATGCGATGTAGTTCCAACGCGTGGTTTGAAACGCAAGATGCTAGGTGGTGAAGGGCAGGCAAAGAAAATTTCCAAAGCAAAGAGGCGGCTGTTTGTGATTCCTTTGATGTGTGACCTGTGCAATGTGAAATTTGATACACGAGAGAATCTTAGAAGTCATCTTTCGGGTAGAAAGCACAAATCAAAGCTCAAGTGCTTTGAAGGACGACTTGGACTTCAAGCACTTTATCCCCCTAATCATATCACGCAAACCGCATACCATTGGCAGGGTGTTCAACAAATTTTTAAAGCTACACAAGTTTCAGATCCCATTGCGGGTGCTTCTGTTCTTCCTCAGACTCACAATGCCACACCTTCTGCAACAGGTGTAACTTCTGATTCTCAGCAAAATCCCAACCCTTGA
- the LOC107805508 gene encoding uncharacterized protein LOC107805508 isoform X2: MDYSSHQNQYPYHFSQPYNPSHLQAYDRQFNHSNYQYQQDPHQHKQQPPQQYQQPQQQYSSYYAPNYSNTYPQQHPQTHQQWRYQAPPIHLPRVSSQPSLASHGQVHTQLPYHQNLPQRTDGVGLGLNPTTVLAVAALAQLTQHTGLHGQSWYPHAEGSGPVIGGPGPGLGAGARPSLGPGPSRLLSHAGQSLDKGGTRGGVQHKSGGRGKFSNIAGVARCELCKIDFGKMSSLKQHESGKRHRKNLKKLEAENRTVSDIQNVQKPSGDLKPGTNMKPGGQHKSGGRGKFSNIAGVARCELCKIDYGNMTSLKQHESGKRHRKNLKKLEAENRTVSDIQNVQKPSGDLKPETNMKPDDLPKEEETKQNPPPLDTILSEIRLGTELKINDAQCDVVPTRGLKRKMLGGEGQAKKISKAKRRLFVIPLMCDLCNVKFDTRENLRSHLSGRKHKSKLKCFEGRLGLQALYPPNHITQTAYHWQGVQQIFKATQVSDPIAGASVLPQTHNATPSATGVSII; this comes from the exons ATGGATTATTCATCTCACCAAAACCAATATCCTTACCATTTTTCACAACCCTATAACCCATCTCATCTTCAAGCTTATGATCGTCAATTCAATCACTCCAATTATCAATACCAACAAGATcctcatcaacataaacaacaaccACCACAGCAGTATCAACAACCCCAACAACAATACTCATCGTATTATGCTCCTAATTATTCAAATACATACCCACAACAACACCCACAAACCCATCAACAATGGCGTTATCAAGCACCGCCGATTCATCTACCGCGAGTTTCAAGTCAACCCTCTTTGGCATCACATGGGCAAGTACATACTCAGTTACCGTATCATCAGAATTTGCCCCAAAGGACAGATGGGGTCGGGCTAGGGCTGAACCCGACGACAGTTCTGGCTGTGGCGGCGTTGGCACAGCTCACCCAGCATACGGGCTTGCACGGGCAAAGTTGGTATCCCCACGCCGAAGGGTCAGGACCCGTGATTGGCGGGCCGGGTCCGGGTTTGGGAGCCGGTGCACGTCCTAGTCTCGGCCCGGGCCCATCTCGATTGCTTTCGCAT GCTGGTCAATCATTGGATAAGGGTGGTACAAGGGGTGGTGTTCAGCACAAAAGTGGTGGTAGGGGTAAATTTAGCAATATTGCTGGAGTTGCTAGGTGTGAATTGTGCAAGATTGATTTTGGTAAGATGAGCAGCCTTAAGCAGCACGAGAGTGGTAAGCGGCACAGAAAGAACTTGAAAAAATTGGAAGCAGAAAACAGAACTGTTAGTGATATCCAGAATGTACAGAAACCTTCTGGTGATTTAAAACCAGGAACAAACATGAAGCCTGGTGGTCAGCACAAAAGTGGTGGTAGGGGCAAATTTAGCAATATTGCTGGAGTTGCTAGGTGTGAATTGTGCAAGATTGATTATGGTAACATGACCAGCCTTAAGCAGCACGAGAGTGGTAAGCGGCACAGAAAGAACTTGAAAAAATTGGAAGCAGAAAACAGAACTGTTAGTGATATCCAGAATGTACAGAAACCTTCTGGTGATTTAAAACCAGAAACGAACATGAAGCCTGATGATTTGCCTAAGGAAGAAGAGACTAAGCAGAATCCGCCTCCTTTAGACACCATACTGTCCGAAATTAGATTAGGAactgaacttaaaatcaatgatgcACAATGCGATGTAGTTCCAACGCGTGGTTTGAAACGCAAGATGCTAGGTGGTGAAGGGCAGGCAAAGAAAATTTCCAAAGCAAAGAGGCGGCTGTTTGTGATTCCTTTGATGTGTGACCTGTGCAATGTGAAATTTGATACACGAGAGAATCTTAGAAGTCATCTTTCGGGTAGAAAGCACAAATCAAAGCTCAAGTGCTTTGAAGGACGACTTGGACTTCAAGCACTTTATCCCCCTAATCATATCACGCAAACCGCATACCATTGGCAGGGTGTTCAACAAATTTTTAAAGCTACACAAGTTTCAGATCCCATTGCGGGTGCTTCTGTTCTTCCTCAGACTCACAATGCCACACCTTCTGCAACAG GAGTCAGCATCATTTGA
- the LOC107805508 gene encoding uncharacterized protein LOC107805508 isoform X1, giving the protein MDYSSHQNQYPYHFSQPYNPSHLQAYDRQFNHSNYQYQQDPHQHKQQPPQQYQQPQQQYSSYYAPNYSNTYPQQHPQTHQQWRYQAPPIHLPRVSSQPSLASHGQVHTQLPYHQNLPQRTDGVGLGLNPTTVLAVAALAQLTQHTGLHGQSWYPHAEGSGPVIGGPGPGLGAGARPSLGPGPSRLLSHAGQSLDKGGTRGGVQHKSGGRGKFSNIAGVARCELCKIDFGKMSSLKQHESGKRHRKNLKKLEAENRTVSDIQNVQKPSGDLKPGTNMKPGGQHKSGGRGKFSNIAGVARCELCKIDYGNMTSLKQHESGKRHRKNLKKLEAENRTVSDIQNVQKPSGDLKPETNMKPDDLPKEEETKQNPPPLDTILSEIRLGTELKINDAQCDVVPTRGLKRKMLGGEGQAKKISKAKRRLFVIPLMCDLCNVKFDTRENLRSHLSGRKHKSKLKCFEGRLGLQALYPPNHITQTAYHWQGVQQIFKATQVSDPIAGASVLPQTHNATPSATGVTSDSQQNPNP; this is encoded by the exons ATGGATTATTCATCTCACCAAAACCAATATCCTTACCATTTTTCACAACCCTATAACCCATCTCATCTTCAAGCTTATGATCGTCAATTCAATCACTCCAATTATCAATACCAACAAGATcctcatcaacataaacaacaaccACCACAGCAGTATCAACAACCCCAACAACAATACTCATCGTATTATGCTCCTAATTATTCAAATACATACCCACAACAACACCCACAAACCCATCAACAATGGCGTTATCAAGCACCGCCGATTCATCTACCGCGAGTTTCAAGTCAACCCTCTTTGGCATCACATGGGCAAGTACATACTCAGTTACCGTATCATCAGAATTTGCCCCAAAGGACAGATGGGGTCGGGCTAGGGCTGAACCCGACGACAGTTCTGGCTGTGGCGGCGTTGGCACAGCTCACCCAGCATACGGGCTTGCACGGGCAAAGTTGGTATCCCCACGCCGAAGGGTCAGGACCCGTGATTGGCGGGCCGGGTCCGGGTTTGGGAGCCGGTGCACGTCCTAGTCTCGGCCCGGGCCCATCTCGATTGCTTTCGCAT GCTGGTCAATCATTGGATAAGGGTGGTACAAGGGGTGGTGTTCAGCACAAAAGTGGTGGTAGGGGTAAATTTAGCAATATTGCTGGAGTTGCTAGGTGTGAATTGTGCAAGATTGATTTTGGTAAGATGAGCAGCCTTAAGCAGCACGAGAGTGGTAAGCGGCACAGAAAGAACTTGAAAAAATTGGAAGCAGAAAACAGAACTGTTAGTGATATCCAGAATGTACAGAAACCTTCTGGTGATTTAAAACCAGGAACAAACATGAAGCCTGGTGGTCAGCACAAAAGTGGTGGTAGGGGCAAATTTAGCAATATTGCTGGAGTTGCTAGGTGTGAATTGTGCAAGATTGATTATGGTAACATGACCAGCCTTAAGCAGCACGAGAGTGGTAAGCGGCACAGAAAGAACTTGAAAAAATTGGAAGCAGAAAACAGAACTGTTAGTGATATCCAGAATGTACAGAAACCTTCTGGTGATTTAAAACCAGAAACGAACATGAAGCCTGATGATTTGCCTAAGGAAGAAGAGACTAAGCAGAATCCGCCTCCTTTAGACACCATACTGTCCGAAATTAGATTAGGAactgaacttaaaatcaatgatgcACAATGCGATGTAGTTCCAACGCGTGGTTTGAAACGCAAGATGCTAGGTGGTGAAGGGCAGGCAAAGAAAATTTCCAAAGCAAAGAGGCGGCTGTTTGTGATTCCTTTGATGTGTGACCTGTGCAATGTGAAATTTGATACACGAGAGAATCTTAGAAGTCATCTTTCGGGTAGAAAGCACAAATCAAAGCTCAAGTGCTTTGAAGGACGACTTGGACTTCAAGCACTTTATCCCCCTAATCATATCACGCAAACCGCATACCATTGGCAGGGTGTTCAACAAATTTTTAAAGCTACACAAGTTTCAGATCCCATTGCGGGTGCTTCTGTTCTTCCTCAGACTCACAATGCCACACCTTCTGCAACAGGTGTAACTTCTGATTCTCAGCAAAATCCCAACCCTTGA